The segment GGGTTAGCAGCGCTTTAGTTGAAGCGACTGCAATTTCAGGACCGGCATGTGTGTAAAGAACGGCATCTGATTCGCGCGGAATCGTTGAGCTATTTGTATTGCAGATCGCAAGTACTCGCGCACCCGCAGCCTTAGCATGGCGGATAGCCATCAAGGTATCCATCGTTTCGCCAGATTGAGAAATGGCGATAACTAAAGTGTTGGAATCAATGATCGGATCGCGGTAGCGATATTCGCTGGCAATTTCTACTTCTACAGAAATCTTCGCCCATTTTTCAATTACATATTTAGCGATCATTCCTGCGTGATAAGCGGTTCCACAAGCGATTACAACAATCTTCTTGAGCGCTTTAATTTCAGCCTCTGACATATGTAATTCATCGAGTTCGATCTTGCCGTTATCTGTTAAGCGGCCAATCAAAGTGTCGGCAACTGCCTTGGGTTGCTCGAAGATCTCCTTGAGCATGAAGTGGGAGTATCCACCTTTTTGCGCAGATGCTGAATCCCAAGTAATTGCATATTCCTTGGGAACTACTGCTTTGCCATCTAAGCCAATGATGCTGATGCCAGCTGGCGTCATGGTGATGATCTCGTCTTGGCCAAGTTCTACCGCGCGCTTGGTGTAATCGATAAAGGCTGCAACATCGGAGGCCATAAAGTTTTCGCCATCGCCTAAACCAACAACGAGCGGTGAATTGCGGCGTACTCCAACAATTACTTCAGGGGCATCGGCGTGAACTGCAACGAGAGTAAATGAGCCGCGTAAGCGCTTTACCGCATCTAACATCGCAGCAGTTAAATCGCCGCCATGAGATTTACGAAGTTCAGAGAGTAAATGTGCAACTGATTCAGTGTCAGTATCTGATGAAAATTCGTGGCCGCGTGATTGGAGCTCGGCCTTTAGCTCTGAATAATTCTCGATGATGCCGTTATGGATAACGGCAAGCTTTCCTTCATTGTCAGTGTGCGGATGTGCGTTGCGATCTGTTGGTCCACCATGTGTTGCCCAACGAGTGTGGCCAATTCCAGAGTGAACAACCGGCATATTTGCAGGCAGTGAGCCTTCAAGATTTGTTAACTTACCGGCGCGCTTTTCAATAAATAGAGCGCCCGATGTACCAAGTGCGATTCCGGCTGAGTCGTAACCACGATATTCAAGGCGACGTAGACCTTCGATGAGCGGAGTAATTGCAGACTGTGGCCCTGTGTAACCCACAATTCCGCACACTGTTATCTACCCCAGCTCTGATTGAACGACCTTTGCCAAGTCGTTTGCTATTTCGCTGGCTAGGTTATCACTCTGGGC is part of the Candidatus Planktophila lacus genome and harbors:
- the glmS gene encoding glutamine--fructose-6-phosphate transaminase (isomerizing), whose translation is MCGIVGYTGPQSAITPLIEGLRRLEYRGYDSAGIALGTSGALFIEKRAGKLTNLEGSLPANMPVVHSGIGHTRWATHGGPTDRNAHPHTDNEGKLAVIHNGIIENYSELKAELQSRGHEFSSDTDTESVAHLLSELRKSHGGDLTAAMLDAVKRLRGSFTLVAVHADAPEVIVGVRRNSPLVVGLGDGENFMASDVAAFIDYTKRAVELGQDEIITMTPAGISIIGLDGKAVVPKEYAITWDSASAQKGGYSHFMLKEIFEQPKAVADTLIGRLTDNGKIELDELHMSEAEIKALKKIVVIACGTAYHAGMIAKYVIEKWAKISVEVEIASEYRYRDPIIDSNTLVIAISQSGETMDTLMAIRHAKAAGARVLAICNTNSSTIPRESDAVLYTHAGPEIAVASTKALLTQIVAVDLIGLHLAQVRGELTDAQVRDLYNEMLELPGKIEQILETVEPLRALTRTFAKSETVLFIGRNIGYPVVLEGALKLKELAYIHAEGFAGGELKHGSIALIDAEKGTPVIAILPSGSDHSLDEKMLSNIQEVKARGARVIVIAHEGAEVVGAEHIIRIPACSPLFQPILATVPLQVFAYEMAIARGNDVDQPRNLAKSVTVE